AATTGCCCAACTTTGGCAACCTTTTAGCATCGCGGGTGTCACGGCTAGTTTGCTGAAACCAAAGCTGCTGCGAGTGGAAGGGCCGATCGTGCGCTTGTTGGAATTACGCCAGGATCGAGAGGAACCGAACTTAAGCGAGTTGGGTCAGCTGTGGTTGCAATGGGCGGGAAAGGCACAGCCAGAGATCGCAGATTTTCTGGTTCAATTGTGCCAAAGTACGATCAAAGGCCAGCTATTTCCCGAAGATTTACTAGCTCAGTTAGATGGCGCTCTGTATACAGTAGGGCAATCCCAAGAACGCATCTATCAAATTGCCAGCTACACAGATACAGGCCCGACCAGACTACGCAATGAAGATGCCTGCTACCCGGATAGCGGTAATTTCTACCAAGTCCCTGCGGGTTCTCAAGCTTTAACTGTTGTCTGCGACGGGATTGGCGGACACGAAGGCGGCAATGTCGCTTCCAGCTTAGCGATAGAAACAGTCGTTGCGGAGGCATCTCGCTGGCAGAACCACCAGCTTGCAGATGATGCAGTTGACGATCGCGTTGGCTCATTGGGCAGCTTAAAAATATTGCCGTCCAACGATCTGGTTGATTTGAGCTCGGAATTAGAACGTGCAATTTGCAATGCCAACGATCTTATCAGTCAACGCAACGATAGCGAAGGGCGGTACGACAGGCAACGTATGGGCACAACACTGGTAATGGCTTTGACTCAAGCCCACGAGATGTACATTACTCATATTGGGGACAGCCGAGTCTACTGGATTACGCGCCACAGTTGCCATCAAATTACTGTAGACGATGATGTGGCCAGCCGGGAAGTGCGGCTGGGCTATACCTTATACCGAGAAGCGTTGCAACAGATCGGATCTGGGTCTTTGGTTCAGGCATTGGGTATGAGTTCGTCAAACAACTTGCATCCCACAGTACAGCGGTTTGTTATTGATGAAGACTGTATTTTTATGCTGTGTTCTGATGGTTTGAGCGATAGCGATCGCGTAGAGCAATACTGGGATACAGAAATCGTGCCAGTTTTAGAAGGCAAAATAAACCTGGCGACAGCGGCAGCAAGACTGATCGAGATAGGCAACACCCAAAACGGTCACGATAACGTTACTGTAGGCTTAGTTTATTGCCAGGTTAGAGACAAATCGGCGGGTATGGCTCCCACTTTAGTCATCCCCGAATCGGTTGCATATTCTGCTTCAGCTCGAACTCAAGATTTTGGCACTCCCTCCACACTTAAGACTCAGCTCCTACCTACTCGGCTTGCCAAACCCAGTCTGTTACCCCTGTTAGGTGGAATCGCTTTGTTGCTGGGATTGGGTACGGCACTGGTCTACTTTACTGTGGGTAAATGGGGCGATCTGCCTGTGTCGAATCCGGATTCTATCGGTCAAACCAAGCCACACAGTTCATCCCAGGAAAGCCCTGTTTCCAGTCGTTCACCCCTCTCGTTGAGTCCGGGATTGTCGATCGCAGTCTCGATCGCTAACAATTCCCAAAGCCCCAGATCTCCTCTTTTGCTTTATGAAGGGCCTCAAAAACAAAATGCGATCGGGGTAATCCCAGAAGGTACTATCCTCGAAATAAAAAGTAAAGCTGTTCGAGATGGAGACAGCTGGCTGAAACTTAAAGTATGCAAAATTCCTGCCACGCTTAACTCACAGAAGCTTCCAGCAACTTATAATTTAGTTATACCAGCCCAAGAAGGATGGATTCGACAAGTAGAGCTTGAATCGAACATTAGCCAAAATTCCATTCAAAAAGCTGCTGGGCTGGGAAAATGTACTGGTAGTGGAGCCTCTGCTAGTCCAGGGGCAAATCGTTAATAAATTCAGTCTGAAGAATAGATAGACTGAAAGAAAACTGGTGAAAAAAATTGCTCCAGTCCAGATCCAGTATCAAGGGTTCTGAATGTCGCCATCTGAGAGTCCTTGCCTCAACTTAAGCGTAGCTCGCCTGGTAGCTGCTGAGGCAGAGCATTTTGCCATATGGGTTTTAAAAGCCCCATTACCTGGTGGATACCTCCACCACGACTGCATTTGGCCGGAAAGCTTAACCCAAACCTGGCTTGCTTGGCAGGAGATGTTTTCCCCTCTCAGCTTGTCCAGTTCTCAAAAGCTTCCAGCAGTCCAAGTAGCTTTAGCTCCAACAATGGTAGTTGTGTCGTCTCCTTTAGGTTCCACAACTAGCTACGGCGGTCGTTTGATGCAGCAGCTAGGAATACAACTCTGGCAGTGGCTATTTGAAGGGGCGATCCAAAGCAGTCTCGATCGCAGTCAAGGAATTGCCATTGGACAAAATCAACCTTTACGGCTACGTCTGGAAATTCGCGACCCAGACTTAATAACTCTGCCTTGGGAAATTATGCAGCCCCAGGCCGGAAAACAGGCAATTTCTTTAAGTCAGCAATTGCTTTTCAGTCGCACCACCAGCGATGTTGCTCCTCTACCTCCCCTTAAACCAGAGCAAGCCTTAAACATACTGCTGGTTTTAGGTCAACAAGATGCCCCCAGGCAACCCTCATCTTTGGGAAACTTAAAACTCGAACAAGAGGCACTTGCTCTCGCTAAAATTCTTGAAAGTAGCGGCAACGTCAGTCCTAACGGTACTGCTACCCTGGTACCGTGCCTGGTAGATACTTTAGTTATGCCCACTCCAGAGGAACTAACTGCACGCCTGGAAAGCAACGCTTACAATGTTTTCTTTTATGCCGGTCACGGTGAACCTGCACCTGATGGAGGCTTGCTGTTTTTGCGGCCCGGTGTCACCATGAACGGTACAGAATTGGCACAAGTACTGACTCGTTGCCAGGTGACGCTGGCAGTTTTTAACGCTTGCTGGGGAGCTCGATCGGCAGAACACAATCATCAGCCTATTCCCCGTAGCAGTTTGGCAGAAGTGCTGCTGCATCACGGTGTACCAGCGGTTTTGGCAATGCGGGATGCTATTGCTGATGAGGAAGCAATTAGCTTTATCAAAGCTTTTGCTCGTGCTTTGGCGGAACGGATGCCGATCGATCGGGCGGTGGCCGTAGCTAGACAGCAGTTGCTGACCCTGTATAAGTTCAATCAACCAGCTTGGACTTTACCTGTTCTGTATATGCACCCGGAGTTTGATGGCGAACTGCTACAACCTCTGGCTGAAAGTATTACCGAATTACCGGAAAATTCTTTAACTTGGATCGGACGAGAACGAGCTGCTTTTGTGCGTCCTTTAGGATCGACAAATAAATTCTGGCCAATTCGTGGTGGATTGATGCGAGTAGGACGTCGCCAGCAGGATAACGATTTGACGATCTGCGAAAAGTGGGTTTCGCAAAGACACGCAGAAATTATTTGTCGCGGCGATCCTTTGGACAGTAACTCCCCACCGACATATTTCCTGCGAGATTTTTCTCGCTTCGGTACGCTGATTTTGGGAACTGGGGGTTGGCGAAAAGTTCATCACCAAGAAGCTCCCTTGCAATCTGGATCTCAGTTAAAGTTTGGTAGTTCCCACGGGCAGATTTGGGAATTTGTAATCGATGGTTGAGGATATTGATGTCTCCATCGTGCGGTTGTTACTTGACTGGGAAATCGGGAATCTGCCCCATAAGTAGGAACTTGGGACAAAATTAAAATACCTCACCTGTGCCACTGGAAAGCCAATCTGTAATAAAAAATGGTGGAAGAGAATTGGCATTCCACTATTTCTGAGTTTGGATATTGATAGAGAAAGAGAATCTCAAGGGTTGCGGAACTTGTGGAAGTGCTGGTGTAGTCACCCTGCGGACAGCGTTGGTAAAAAATAAGATTCAGGAGTTGAATTATGGCAAGTGAAACCAGGTATTCGGAATATTCTCCCGATTTCACCGCCCAAGCAGAACACGATCTGGTGCAGGCACTTCTGCAAGATGAAACAACCTATTGCTGGAATACCACTCATCCGGAATCAGAAGCTTATTTTGCCGAACTAGAAAAGGCTTTCGTTTTAGATGATTGGCTGGAGGTTGATGTAGAGGCTCGATCGCAGACTTTGTTTGCACACCTTGACCGACTTTGGGTGGAAAAGGTTCCAGACAATGTGGAAGCGTTGGCTTTAGATCTGCCTATTTTAGGGGCTTTGTACCAGAGGTTTGCTTCTCGCGTCCCGCAGGTAACTCTAGAGACGATCGCCAAACAGGCCAAAAATTTGATGTCAACAAATTTATGTTTGGCAGAACGTTTGGTAAAGTGCGTGCAGCAACTGGCTTTAGGCTGGGAAGAAGAAGACTTATTGGTGATGGCTCGTCCTTTAGCTTATGCTATGCGGGGAGCAGAAACGGAAGCGATCGAATCTGTGCTGGGAACTGTTAGAGGTGTTCCTTTTGCTGAATTATCGAAGATGGAACAGGCACGCTTAAGTTTGGCAATAGCTCGCTACGCCTTTGCTGAATTGGAATCTAGAGGCGATTCATAAAGGTAGTAGCTATGTTTTCGATCGACGAGGCGTGAGGACAGCGTTTCGCCTTGGTGACAAAGCCCTAGCCTTAAGAATAGCTGCTGTCAAAAAAGCATAGGACAGCACACCTACCAAGGCCAAGACAAAGGGACTAATAATACCAGTTGCATTCCATAAAGCGTGAAGTACTGCCGCGCTGAGGTAGCCTATGCTAAGGATTTGCCAGCGCCGACGAGGCTTCAGGCTACTGAGCCCAATGAAATAGCCCAAATAGCCGCTGTATGCCATATGTCCGGCGACAGAGCCTAAAATCCGAGGAATCAGCAGTTGCAATCCCACCAACTCCCCTACACCTTCCCCCACCTGAAATGTCGCATCCCGGATAATCTGAGGTACGTACTGCCCTAAAGTTTCCATTAGGGTAAAGCCAACAGCAGAAGATGTTCCCAGCAAAATCCCATCAAGGGGTTCTACTACTCCGATTCTTTCGCGCCAAGCAGGTGGTAAGCGGCGTCCCAGCAAATCAGCGCCTAGCACGGGTAAGGCTTTGAGCAACTCTTCCATCAAGCCGGCTCCGAAAAACATTCGGATGAGTAGAATCGGAAAAGTTAAGTTCTCGAAATTTGTTGGTAAACTTCCTGGCAGAATTTGGCGAAAAATAACTATAAATAAAGGGAGTAGCGGACTTAGTAAAATTAATACAGTAACCAAGGCACAAGCTAATAGCATCCACCAAGGTTTATGCTTGCCACAAAGTTGATAAACGAAGTAATAAGCGGCTCCTGCCAAGTATGAAGCCAGCACCAAGTTGAATACCATAGGGTTGCCTACAGCAGCAAACATCAAGACTACAAATCCCACTGTGATGATGCCTGGAAGCAAGTAGGCTTTTTGAGTCAGTTCGCGTCCGGTTGAAAAAATGGGAAACAGCTGAGTAAAACTAACAGACTCTGTTTGAGAAGGTCTTATGGTAGGACTAGATTCAACTTGTGGGCTGGGAGCGTTTCTTAGTGAGGAGGGAGTGCTAGCAGCAGTCTGGGTAGTTTTTATGACTTCAAAGATGAATTCTGGGCCGTTTTGCCCCAGTACGATCCGATCGCCTTCTCGACAAATACGACATCCTTCTAGCCGTTGGCCATTTACATAGGTGCCATTTGCACTTTTGAGATCGCAAACAAGCCAGTTGGGTGGAGCGCCTGCAAATTTGGTTATGTGGCTGACTGACGCATGACGCCTGGAAACCATTCCGTATATGTTGGAGTCCAGCACAATTTGACAGTTTAAATCTCGCCCAAGCACAATTTCGTCAGCAGTCTCAAGCGAGTAGCGACGTTCTGCTTCATCTGCACTCTCAGTCGGCAATTGCCGGAGAAATGCCTCAGAAATGTCACTTTTCATTTGCCAAGAGTCAGTAGTTTTTTGTTTTCAAATAAAGTGATGTCCAGTCAAATCTACTCCCTATGGAATTAATTAAAAATTA
This region of Aerosakkonema funiforme FACHB-1375 genomic DNA includes:
- a CDS encoding protein phosphatase 2C domain-containing protein, with translation MDSQTLQSLIINRFGNLTTSRLSCRPLHIIGQIPKPWSEKIFMGDAAQITCPNTHCQAPNPESHKFCQKCRTPIPKRYLWAVGSGIEAYKPGKLLAERYVLKRDRILLDTKPGLVPLFPQDITDAIAPYLYLFPYRLHVPQVYGLLPPLKKSRKEVIWLLEEAPICTDAKSLKPNLMTELATAWENAPAIRQLNWLWQIAQLWQPFSIAGVTASLLKPKLLRVEGPIVRLLELRQDREEPNLSELGQLWLQWAGKAQPEIADFLVQLCQSTIKGQLFPEDLLAQLDGALYTVGQSQERIYQIASYTDTGPTRLRNEDACYPDSGNFYQVPAGSQALTVVCDGIGGHEGGNVASSLAIETVVAEASRWQNHQLADDAVDDRVGSLGSLKILPSNDLVDLSSELERAICNANDLISQRNDSEGRYDRQRMGTTLVMALTQAHEMYITHIGDSRVYWITRHSCHQITVDDDVASREVRLGYTLYREALQQIGSGSLVQALGMSSSNNLHPTVQRFVIDEDCIFMLCSDGLSDSDRVEQYWDTEIVPVLEGKINLATAAARLIEIGNTQNGHDNVTVGLVYCQVRDKSAGMAPTLVIPESVAYSASARTQDFGTPSTLKTQLLPTRLAKPSLLPLLGGIALLLGLGTALVYFTVGKWGDLPVSNPDSIGQTKPHSSSQESPVSSRSPLSLSPGLSIAVSIANNSQSPRSPLLLYEGPQKQNAIGVIPEGTILEIKSKAVRDGDSWLKLKVCKIPATLNSQKLPATYNLVIPAQEGWIRQVELESNISQNSIQKAAGLGKCTGSGASASPGANR
- a CDS encoding CHAT domain-containing protein, with amino-acid sequence MSPSESPCLNLSVARLVAAEAEHFAIWVLKAPLPGGYLHHDCIWPESLTQTWLAWQEMFSPLSLSSSQKLPAVQVALAPTMVVVSSPLGSTTSYGGRLMQQLGIQLWQWLFEGAIQSSLDRSQGIAIGQNQPLRLRLEIRDPDLITLPWEIMQPQAGKQAISLSQQLLFSRTTSDVAPLPPLKPEQALNILLVLGQQDAPRQPSSLGNLKLEQEALALAKILESSGNVSPNGTATLVPCLVDTLVMPTPEELTARLESNAYNVFFYAGHGEPAPDGGLLFLRPGVTMNGTELAQVLTRCQVTLAVFNACWGARSAEHNHQPIPRSSLAEVLLHHGVPAVLAMRDAIADEEAISFIKAFARALAERMPIDRAVAVARQQLLTLYKFNQPAWTLPVLYMHPEFDGELLQPLAESITELPENSLTWIGRERAAFVRPLGSTNKFWPIRGGLMRVGRRQQDNDLTICEKWVSQRHAEIICRGDPLDSNSPPTYFLRDFSRFGTLILGTGGWRKVHHQEAPLQSGSQLKFGSSHGQIWEFVIDG
- a CDS encoding PrsW family glutamic-type intramembrane protease, coding for MKSDISEAFLRQLPTESADEAERRYSLETADEIVLGRDLNCQIVLDSNIYGMVSRRHASVSHITKFAGAPPNWLVCDLKSANGTYVNGQRLEGCRICREGDRIVLGQNGPEFIFEVIKTTQTAASTPSSLRNAPSPQVESSPTIRPSQTESVSFTQLFPIFSTGRELTQKAYLLPGIITVGFVVLMFAAVGNPMVFNLVLASYLAGAAYYFVYQLCGKHKPWWMLLACALVTVLILLSPLLPLFIVIFRQILPGSLPTNFENLTFPILLIRMFFGAGLMEELLKALPVLGADLLGRRLPPAWRERIGVVEPLDGILLGTSSAVGFTLMETLGQYVPQIIRDATFQVGEGVGELVGLQLLIPRILGSVAGHMAYSGYLGYFIGLSSLKPRRRWQILSIGYLSAAVLHALWNATGIISPFVLALVGVLSYAFLTAAILKARALSPRRNAVLTPRRSKT